The DNA window TGCTGCTAAAGATCACCCATGGTCAATCTTTACAATAAACGGACAATCATCTTTCTTCAATAGTAAGCTTACTGTTAATACAAGTCTTTCTCTTGATCCATATAAAATCGAATTCCTTCCGGGACAGGACACGGGAATCAGAACAGAAAAGTTCGGTGCCTTCAGTGTACAGGGATTCAATGTTCAGTTGTCTTATCCTTTAAGCAGCGAGATTTTTGGAGAAAAGACAGATTATGCTAAAAAGTATTCTTCAAAAGGAGAGGTCCGAAACGAAAATTATTATTTTGATGATGATAATTATGCTCATTTTGACCAAGCCTGGACGTTGAATATCAATGCCAATTATGCCTATTCAAAAGGGCTTAGCCGTTTTGGTAATAAAATTGCATCATTAGGTCTGGACGGAAGTATAAAACTTACTCCTTACTGGAATATCAATGGAAGTACGCACTATGATATGGTGACCAAGCAGCTGGCCTATACCAGAATTGGTTTTTCAAGAGACCAGCGAAGTTTTACAATCAACTTCAACTGGGTACCTTTCGGACAATATAAAGTATATGACTTCTTTATCGGGATCAAAGCCAATATCTTAAGTGATGCATTGAAGTACAAAGACAGAAGCTTTACGCAGCCTAATGCACCTTTCTAATATCAGATTGGCATTTGAGAATATAAATTTTATATTTGCAAGCAAAATAATTTCTAATGAATCACCGTTCATTAAGTTTTCTGATCAAAGAAATACATGATGATGGTGATTGCAGATGACTTTATAAAAAAATAAATATCCACATATGAAACAAATAATCAACACAGTTAATGCACCTGCAGCGATAGGGCCTTATTCACAAGCTAATATGGCTAACGGAGTTTTATACATTTCCGGACAAATCCCTGTAGATCCTGCAACTGGTAAATTGGTAGAGGGAATCGAAAAAGAAACACATCAGGTGATGAAAAATCTGGAAGCAATTCTTACAGAAGCCGGGATGACTTTCAAGAACGTTGTGAAGGCTACCATCTTCCTTAAGAGTATGGATGATTTCGCGGTAATGAATGATATTTATGCTTCTTATTTAGATGCAGATAGCTATCCGGCTCGTGAAACAGTACAGGTTTCTTGTCTGCCTAAAAATGTGGATATTGAAATTTCTATGATCGCACATCAGGATTAATGAATTTTATAAGAAATACAATTGCGGTGTTGTTGGGTCTTGGTATAGCAGGGCTTATTATTACCCTTGGTATAAGGGCTTTTCCGCAATGGATAACTTTTGAAGCTTTTGCTCCGTTCGAGCATTGGCAAAGGTTTCTTTTCAGTATGAAGGACGATAAGGCTTTCTTCGGCTTCTTATTGTTTATTTCCGGACTAGGAACTACAATTGGAGGAGTTGCCACAGCCATCATCGTTAAATATGCTAAAGTAGCCTATGCTATTCTGATTGGCTTTATTATGCTCTTTATAGCCATGCTGGATGTTATTATATTTCCGTACCATCCAACGTTTTATAAGATTTCTATTTTCCTTACATTCTTTCCGTTTTCCTGGATTGGAGGTAAGATTGTAGAAGTAATCTATGAGCGGAATAAGCAAAAAAGAATTGCTGAAAAGATGAACAAACCCAAATAAATAATAACAAAAGCGCTGCAGATTTCTGCAGCGCTTTTTTGTTGATATGAAAATAACTATTGTTTCTTATTAATTAAGGCATTTTGAATCCTTTAGTATAGATTCTTCCGTAATCATCTACGAATTTCACCTGTACGTTGCCCTGATATTTTTCAAGAACCTTTTCAACGTCTTTCTGTGAGTTAACAGGCTTGCCATTAACCTCTATGATAATGTAGTTGTCTACGATTCCGATTTTGGCCATTTCGCTGCCTTCTGATACGTTTTTAGCAACAACACCACTGGTTAGTCCGTATTCAGTTTTGAATCTGTCATTCAATGGATCAAATTCAGCACCGATTTTTTCCGTTACACTAAGATCTGCTTTAGTTCTTGTAGAAGTACCTCCTTTCTGGTCTTTAAGTGTTACGTTAGTCGTGGATTCTTTTCCGTTTCTTGAATAAGTAACCTGAACCTTATCACCAGGACGCTTGCTTCCGATAGACATAGACAGATCAGCAAAATCTGTGATGTCGTAATTGTCTATTTTTGTAATGATATCTCCTTTTTTCAGACCTGCATCTTCAGCACCGCTGCTATCGCCAAATCCTGTAACATAAACTCCGGAACCGGATTTAATGCTGGTTTTGAATTGCTTATTATAAGCCTGAACCTGTTGGTCATTGGAAAGGTCTAATGAAGAAACTCCTAAGAATCCTCTTTGTACAATACCAAACTTCTTGATATCCTCAACAATTTTTCTTGCCAGATTGGAAGGAACGGCAAATCCGTATCCCTGATAATATCCTGTTGTAGATTGGATCGCAGAGTTGATTCCGATAAGTTCACCATTGGTATTTACCAAAGCACCTCCGGAGTTACCCGGGTTGATGGCGGCATCCGTCTGAATAAAGCTTTCAATTGGATTGCTTGCTTTCCCCTGGCTTCCTAAAATACCGATTCCTCTTCCTTTAGCAGAAACAATACCTGCGGTTACGGTAGAGTTTAGTCCCAGTGGATTTCCTACCGCAAGCACCCATTGTCCTACATCAATATTATCCGAGTTCGCAAAGTTTAAATAAGGAAGTCCTTTCTCTTCGATCTTTAGTAGAGAAATGTCCGTATTAGGGTCAGTTCCCACCAACGTTGCGATATATGATTTCTTGTTGCTTAATACAACTTCCAGTTTATTGGCACCTGCCACTACGTGGTTGTTCGATATGATATAACCGTCAGGAGAAATAATGACCCCTGATCCCATACCTGAAGGCATATTGTCCGGAGCCTGCTGTTGCTTTTGCCTTTGCTGACCTCTCCCTCCGAACGGATCTCCGAAGAAATAATCGAACAAATCCTGCTCTGAGGCTCTGCTCGCGGTTCTGCTTTGATAGTTTTTAATAGTAACTACAGCAGGAACGGTTGTTTTCGCTGCTTTTACAAAGTCATCACCCACTGCTCCCGTATTCATTCCTGCAAATGAGGCTGTAGGGGCTGCTGTGGTGAAATAAGATTGATCTCCATTATTGGAGCCATGCCCAAAATATTGTATTGCTCCAACGGTAGTAGCTCCTGAAACAACTCCAACTACCGCAAATGGTAATAGTTTTTTTAAAGTACTCTTCATTGTATATCTTTCTTGTTTATTAATTAATTTCTGTAAAATGTTTTTGAGTAAACAAATTTAATGTTAAATAAGTAAGCAATTAGTATGCTATGTTTCAATTTTAACTAAAATTTAACTGCTATTATGTCATTTTATGTATTATGTCATAATTGTTAATGTCAGAGTTAACAAAACTTAAAAAAAAATTAAAGAAAAATCAGACATTATAGCGTATAATTTACCATATAAAATGGACAAAATAGCATTCGGTTTTCAATTTTCCTTTTTCAATGATAAAATTTGCTGCGGTGTATCATTGATGTCTATAAAAATACTTAATTCAAAAATGATTATCTTTGCAAAAATATTTTTCTCACTTAAAAAGTTTATAGCATGCAACTGTATAACACCTTAAGCGCAGAAGAAAGAGCTCAACTTATTGAAGAAGCTGGTAAGGAACGTCTTACATTGTCTTTCTATGCGTACGCCAAAATTGAAGATCCCAAAAAATTTCGCGATGAATTATTTATAGCCTGGAATGCACTTGATGCACTTGGCCGTATTTATGTTGCTCATGAAGGAATTAATGCTCAGATGAGTGTACCTGCGGATCAATTTGAAGCTTTTCGTGATACGCTGGAAGTATATGATTTTATGAAAGGAATTCGCTTAAATGTAGCGGTGGATCAGGATGATTATTCCTTTTTAAAACTGACTATTAAAGTTAGAAATAAAATTGTTGCCGACGGTTTGAATGATGATTCTTTTGATGTGACCAATAAAGGGATTCACCTGAAAGCTCAGGAATTTAATGATTTGCTTGAAGATCCTAATACCATTGTTGTTGACTTCAGAAACCACTATGAAAGTGAAGTAGGTCATTTTGAAAAAGCGATTACTCCTGATGTGGAAAACTTCAGAGAAAGTTTGCCGATCATCAATGAGCAATTACAAGACTTTAAAGAAGATAAAAACTTACTGATGTATTGTACAGGAGGAATTCGTTGTGAAAAAGCGAGTGCCTACTTTAAACATCAGGGGTTTAAAAATGTATATCAATTAGAGGGGGGAATTATCGAATACACCCGTCAGATCAAAGAAGAAGGCATTAAAAGTAAATTTATTGGAAAAAACTTTGTATTTGACCACCGTTTAGGAGAAAGAATTACGGACGATATTATTTCACAATGCCACCAGTGTGGTAAACCTTGTGATAATCACACCAATTGTGCTAATGATGCCTGTCATCTGTTGTTTATTCAATGTGATGAATGTAAGGCAGCGATGGAAAACTGTTGTTCTACGGAATGTGTAGAAACGATCCATTTGCCATGGGAAGAGCAATTAAAATTAAGAAAAGGACTGCAGGTTGGGAATAAGGTATTCAGAAAAGGAAAATCTGAAGCGTTGAAATTTAAAAATTCAGGCGATTTACCCATTAAACCACTAGCCAAAGCTGAAACAAAAAATATCCGCCAGAAGATTGCTGTTAAGAAAGTATTGGTTGGAAAAGCTGAACATTATTATTCAAAATCAAAAATTGCACAGTTTTTAATTGAAAATAAAGAACTTTCTGTTGGAGATCAGGTTTTGATTTCCGGGCCTACCACTGGTGAGCAGGAACTTACCATTACAAAAATTCATGTAAATGGAGGACCTTGCGAAACGGCTAAAGTTGGAGATCAAATTACTTTTGAACTTCCTTACAGAGTTCGTTTATCAGATAAATTATATAAAATTCAACAAGCTGAAAACGCATAACAGATATGTTAAAAGCTGAGCTTAGAAAAAAATATATGCAAAAAAGAAAAGCCTTGTCAATTGATGAGGCTTTCTTGTTATCTCAAAAGATTTTTGAAAATTTCATTGGTTATTTTAAGCCTGAAGAAGGAGAGAAAGTTCATATTTTTATTCCTATTCAGAAGTTTAACGAGATAGATACCCGGATATTCATACAGGATTTTCTAACCCGGAAAATCCGTGTGTATGTACCTAAAATTGTAGATGATAAGCTTATTAATATTGAAATTAATCAGAATACGGTTTTTGAAACCAATTCCTGGGGGATTTCAGAACCGGTAACCAATGAAGATTCAGGAGAGATTCATTTTCATTATGTTATCACTCCTTTATTATATTGTGATAAAAAAGGCAATAGAGTAGGATACGGTAAAGGATTCTATGACGGTCTTTTTCAAAGTATTTCTCCTGAAACAAAAAAAATCGGAGTCAATTACTTTGACCCCGATGAATATATCGATGATGTCTGGGAAAATGATATTTCCTTAGACTATTTGGTTACTCCTGTTGAAGTACTGTCTTTCTTAAATGGTTTACAATAAAAATCCAAGAAATAGAATTTAAATTCTTTTTTAAGCTTCGGTCTGGACAGTAAAATATATTGGGCATTCTTTTCAAAGCTTCCTAAAGACTTATTCTTACCGTCAAAATACTCTACATTAAATTTGGCATAATCCAGCGTGTCTTTTTTATAAAACTCTTTATACACATTCAGGTTATTTACCTTCACTGATTTTACTTTCATGCTATCCAGTTCTTTGAAAAGATTTTTGAAAGTCAAAGAATCAGGTTTGTGGAAATAACTTTCCATCTGTGAATAGATAACGGTGTCTATCTCGGTATTTCTGTTGCCGGACAGATAAAGGGTTGAAAGGTCAAGAAGTTCCTGAACTTTTTGTTTGGTAATAGAATTGATTGCCTGCATACTATCCATCTGTACTGCAGGGTAACTTTTTGCGTTGTTGCTGTTTCGTAATTTATCAAGGTCACTGACTTCTGTACTTTTTTTATTACAGGCAACAAATAAAGCCAAAAGCACCGTGAAAATTAAAAAATTATTTATTTTTTTCATCTGTGGAGGTGATTTTAAATTTGATCGATATAATTTTACCGTTGGCGTCTTTTTTCATTTCTATAACACTCAGGTTTTTCAATGAGGTGGTAGGAGTGGTTACCAGAGTGATATACTTCTGTTTATCCAATCTCTCAATTCCGTAAGTATCATTGTCATATACCTGATAAATAATAGCGTTATTGCTGATTAGATTTTCAAGCTGATTTCTTTTTTGTTTAATAAGAGCAACCTGTTCTTCAGGATTGCCTCCTTTGATGTCTTTTATGGAGAAATAATAAACTGCCATTTTATAGTCATCAGGTTTCAGTTCTATTTTTTCTTCTTCCGGGGCATTTTCCAGGTTTCTGTTAACTTCCAGTGGTTCATAAAATGGAGCACTGATGCGCATTTTCAGATTTTTATCTTTAGTGGAATAGAAAAAACAATCGCCCGGTTTTATTTTATACATCAATGGAGATTCATTTTCCTTCACTACCATTATTTCTAAGGTATTGATAACAGAAACTCCCCGGTCTTTATCGATAAAGCAGTATTTATAAGTTTTTGAAAAAAGTACATCTTTAAAACCTAGCAAGCCGGTGATGGTAATTAAGATAGAAGTAACAAAAGCCCAGGCATTTTTTTTAAAGAAATTCTTCTTAGGAGATACTGCTGAAACTTCGGTTTCATTTACTTGGGTTGTTTTGTTGCTAATTTGCTGATTTTCAGTATTTGTTTTTTGTAAATCAACGTTTTCGTGGGGTTTAATTTCAACTTTTTTAGGTTGAATTTCCGTTTTTGGAAGCTGAGGAGAGTCTGTCACTGTTTTTTCAAGCTCAGTGATTTCTTCTTCCTCCAAGTCGTCATTTTCCTGAAGCAATTCTCCGGCAAAAAGATGCTGCTTTTTAAATTCGTACCATGAGTCGTAACCCGCATAAATACTCAATAAATTGAGCATGTCAATTCTTGGTAATTTAGTAACCGGTGATGTTTTGAAATAGGTATAAAATGACTTTTCGCTGATGTTGCCTTTGGCTTTTTTACGAAGGTCTTCCTGGAAATATATAATGTCTATACCCTTCCACTTCGATATGTCATCCTGCGAAGGGGTATATTCTTTTAAGTATTGACCCTGAACATCCTTTTTTAGCTGTTCAAAGTGTAAAAGATCTAAATCTGTCAATTTTTCAAAAAATGGTTAAATTATTGATTATCAGTTATATTTTTTTGTAAAACTATTTTACAAAGGTATTACAATTATTTTTCATAAACAAATTTTCTAACTGCTCTACCTTTGTCTTGTTCAAATAACAGAACAGAAGAAAATTTTATAAAACAATATTAACAAAATTAAATTTAATTTATTATGAAAAAGTCATTATTCGTAGCTGCTATCGCTGCAATCTCTCTAGTTGCTTGTAAAAAAACTGAAGCTACTTCTACTGAAGGAGCAACTGATTCTGCTGCTGCTAACGTAGCTGATTCTGCTGCTGTAGTTTCTGACTCTGCTGCTAAAGTTGTTGATTCTGCTGCTACTACAGCTGTAGAAGCTACTAAAGATGCTGCTGCTGCAACTACTGCTGCTGGTGCTACTGTAGCTAAAGATGCTGCTAAAGGTGCTGCTGACGCTGCTAAAGGTGCTGCTGATGCTGCTAAAGGAGCTGCTGACGCTGCTAAAGATGCTGCAAAAGACGCTGCTAAGAAATAATTCTAGCATAAGCTTAAAAATAAAAGAACCGTTTCACCCAGTGAAACGGTTTTTTTATGCTTTATATGTAGACTTTCATCTTAACCTGTTATTGCGAGCCGAAGGCGAAGCACTCTCACAGACATAAAAATTAAGGTCTATTATTATTTATCCCTTCTTCTGCTTCAAAGATTCATAGCAAGTAATCGCGACTGCATTACTTAAATTCAAAGAATCGATACTCCCAGCCATAGGAATGAGTGTGTTTTTTCCTTTACCCATCCAGAAATCACTTAATCCTGAATGCTCAGTGCCAAATAATACAGCAGAGCGTTGTGTAAAATCTCTTTTATAAAGATCTTCAGCAGTTTCATCCATAAGAGTTGTATAAATATTGAATTTATTGTCCTGTAAGAATTTCAGTGTTTCTTCATTTTCGGCTTGATATACCTCCATCCCAAAAAGGCAGCCGACACTTGATCTGATTACATTCGGATTATAAAAGTCCGTTTTTCCGTCCGCTACAATCAATGCATCAATTCCGAAAGCTTCGCAACTTCTCAGAATTGCACCAAGATTTCCTGGCTTTTCTACGCCTTCAACAATGATGATTGTAGAATTATCTTTGGGAACAAATGATGAAAGAAGAGCTTCTTTTACCTGATAGATTCCGATAATTCCTTCCGAACTTCCTCTATAAGCTATTTTCTCGTATACTTTTTCACTTACCAAATGGATTTTTCCATCCGGCATTTTTCCATTAAATATATTTTCACAGATAAAGAACTCTACAGGTTCGAAATTGTATTGCAGAGCTCTTTCGTTTTCCTGCTGTCCTTCAACTACAAAGACATTGGATTTTTTACGAAATCTGTTGTCAGTAAGAAGCTTAGTGACATTTTTTATTTTATCGTTTTGAAAACTTTCTATCAGCATTCCGCAAAATTATGCAAAATTTATGATTGAAGTTCGCTGGTTTTTATAAAAAGACTTTTCAAAGTGACCTGAAACGGAATGTTATTTCTTTTTTTATAATAAATGATGATGCCTATGATGAGAAGAAGCGAGGAAAGTTTATAGATGTTTCCATAGAGATTTCCTGAAACGTTTGCTGAAACATTAAAGATTTCCCAATAGAAATTCATAAAGAAATGTGTGCATATAGCGGTCCAGAGGTTATAGTCTGTTTCAAAATAGATCCAGGCAAAAAATATCGATCCTAAAAATGTGATTGAAAATATCTCAATGAGTTCAGTTGTATTTTGGCTTTGATATAAGTGAACCTGTGCAAACAACAAAGATCCCAGCAGCAAAGATGATAGAAACCCGAGCCTGGTAAAACGATATAACACACCAATCAGAAATGCTCTGAATATTATTTCTTCGAAAAATGCAGAGGAAATAGTGTTGATAAAAAGTGATTCGATGTCAATCTTAGTGATTATACTGAAATGCAAGCTATATCCTACTGCCATTACAAAGGTTCCCAAGAAGGCGATGGTGAATCCTTTTACTATTAATTTATTTACAGAAAGCAGATCTGCTATTTTTTTCTCAGGCAGTACAATTTTTAAAGTAGTAATAAGAGGAATCAGTGTAATTGAATAAGCAATTACATGAGCCAGTGCTTTACTGTGAAAGAGCCTTTGTGAAAAGCTTTGAATAGTTTTAAAACAATAAAGATCGAAAAAATAATAAGTACAAAAACCTAAAATAAAGATTAATAAAAAGCGAATGTTTTTACTCATGTCAATTAATTTTTGAGCAAAAATGCAGCTTTAAATCAGTGGCTTGAAATTAATGTGACGAATGTAAAGGAATAGTGACCAATGACAACCTTTAGTTATTTATTTGCTGCAACTGTGGGATAATTGCAGGTATAAAAGTTCTTGAAACGGGAATTTCAAAGTCTGTTCCCGGAATAACTAATTTGTATCCCTGTGCGTTCCCCTTAATAATTTTTACTTTTCTGAGGTTAACAATGTAGGAGCGATGGCATCTTTTAATAGAAGTTGTTTCAATTTGCTGTAAGGCACCCGTTAAGCTTATTCTGATTATATGTTTTTTTAAAATATCATTTTCCAGCAGATAAAATGTGCAATAGTTTTCCATAGATTGGGCATATAGAAAATCGTTTTCATGAATGATCAGCTCTGCATTGCCGGTAGAGATCTTTAGTGCTTTTGGTTGAATTGATAAAGGATTGCCAGAGAGCTGTTGTGAAATATTTCTTGCAATATTTTCATGCATGCTTTTTAAATAAATATACCGCGATAAAATATAAATAACAGAAATAGGAATACCTAGCGCCAGAGAATAAAGAAGCATATAGAAATAATTTTCAAAGCTAAGTTCTACGTGGCTCAGGAAGAGTGAATTATAAAAATAAGAAAAAACAGACCCCAGAAATAAGATGATGATAATCTTTAAAAGTTCAGCTCCTATACTCCAATTTGTAAACCGGTAAGTAAAAATATTTACAATTAAAAAAGCAGTACCAAAAATAACACAGTATGGAAAAAGTAATAGCAGTTTGTATGGATGGTTAAAGTTTTGTGTCCCGAATGGCTGAAAAATAATAAGAAATAAATAGACTGAAACTCCTGATGCCATAGATGATACCAGAATTTCTTTTAAAGATTCTGATTTAGGATAGGGGGATGATGTAAAAGAAGACATACAGACTATTGATAAGATTCAAATACTTTATAACGGGGAATCGGTTTTTACTTTCACTGGAGATTTAATATGAATGATACTTCCAATAAATAGAGAAAAACAGCTTGCTATCCATAAGAAATATCCCGGTCCGTAACCGGTTATCGGATATTTATGCCCGGCTTCATTCACTGTAATTTCTGCAACGGATAAATAACAAAAAGTTAAACAGACTGCTATAAGACTTATGACGGCAGATATTTTGGGCTGTTTAAGTAAGAAGAAAAAGGCCGCAATAAATAGGAGAGGATTGGCCATCCATGCAATTCCTCCACCGGACATTTCCGCCCATCCCAAAAGAAAACAGGCCAGGCCACTCATTTCATGATCTTTTGCAAATACAGCAGTGAAAGGAAGCGAAATGATAAAGAGAAAGAGACTGACAAGCAGGATAATATTTGATTTTTTCATGGTTTTGTTTTTTATTCGATCATAGTATTATTGTCAATAAGACTTTGTGGCAGGTCTTTTTTATTTTTTATTCCGAGGGATTTTAATTTTTGAGTCTGAATGACCAGGTTATCATTTCCGGTGTACAATTGTTTATAGGCATCGTTATACACATTTTTAGCCTGATCGAGATTCCTTCCCACTTTTTCCAGGTTATCAACAAAACCTACAAATTTATCATAGAGCTTAGCTCCTCGCTCAGCAATTTCCATAGAATTTCTGTTTTGATATTCTCGTTTCCACAGATCTGCAATTAACTTGAGAGAAGTAATCAGGTTACTAGGATTGAGTAATAAGATTCTTCTTTCATATGCGTAGTTCCAAAGGTTTTGGTCTGCTTGCATTGCCGCGATATAAGCCGGTTCACTCGGGATAAACATCATCACAAAGTCCAGTGATTTTCCGTAATCATCATAGGCTTTCTGGCTAAGTTGTGTAATGTGGTTTTTGATCGAACCAAGATGTTGATTCAACTTCATAAGATAAACATCCTGATCTGTTTCATCTACCAATTCTGTAAATGCCGTAAGAGAAACCTTGGAATCAATAATGACATTTCTTTCATCGGGATATTTTATAACAGCATCGGGGCGCATTTTCTTACCTGAAAATTCAGAAAATAGTGCATTGTTGTCTTCGTCGCGTAATTCATGTTCCAGAAAATATTCTCTTCCCTTCACCAGTCCGGATTTTTCCAGGATACTTTCGAGAATCATTTCTCCCCAATTTCCCTGGGTCTTGCTTTCTCCCTTCAAAGCTCGGGTCAGTTTTTTAGCATCTTCTGAAATCTGTTGATTCAGTTCTGCAAGTTCTTTTACTTTTTCAGCCAGTGAGAAACGTTCTTTATTTTCTTTTTCGTAGGCTTCATTGACTTTATTTTTTAAATCTGCAATTTTTTCCTGAAAGGGCTCAAGGATATTTTTTAAATTATTTTGATTTAAAGTGGTAAACTTTTCTGTCTTTTCCTCTAAAATCTTATTAGCCAGGTTCTCAAATTGTAACTTTGATTCTTCCTGAATTTTGATAATTTCCTCTTTCTGGGTGTCAAGAGATTTTTGGAGGCTTTCATTTCTGGCTAAAAGGTCAGCGTTTTTAGCAAAAATATTCTGCTTCTCGATCGTCAGTGCTTCTATTTGGGAAGACTGCTTAAGATTAAGCTGCCTTTGCTCCTGGAATTGAGAGCTAAGAGATGAATGTTCTGCAGATATTTTGGCAAATTCGTTTTTAATATCATTCAGTAAATCCTGCTGCTGAAGATTTAATTCTTTTTCGGTACTGATGTTTTGCTGAAGTTCCCGGATTTTTAAATTGGTATTTTCAAGGTCAGAATTATTTCTGATAAATGAGGTGTTC is part of the Chryseobacterium lactis genome and encodes:
- a CDS encoding RidA family protein, which codes for MKQIINTVNAPAAIGPYSQANMANGVLYISGQIPVDPATGKLVEGIEKETHQVMKNLEAILTEAGMTFKNVVKATIFLKSMDDFAVMNDIYASYLDADSYPARETVQVSCLPKNVDIEISMIAHQD
- a CDS encoding trypsin-like peptidase domain-containing protein, with amino-acid sequence MKSTLKKLLPFAVVGVVSGATTVGAIQYFGHGSNNGDQSYFTTAAPTASFAGMNTGAVGDDFVKAAKTTVPAVVTIKNYQSRTASRASEQDLFDYFFGDPFGGRGQQRQKQQQAPDNMPSGMGSGVIISPDGYIISNNHVVAGANKLEVVLSNKKSYIATLVGTDPNTDISLLKIEEKGLPYLNFANSDNIDVGQWVLAVGNPLGLNSTVTAGIVSAKGRGIGILGSQGKASNPIESFIQTDAAINPGNSGGALVNTNGELIGINSAIQSTTGYYQGYGFAVPSNLARKIVEDIKKFGIVQRGFLGVSSLDLSNDQQVQAYNKQFKTSIKSGSGVYVTGFGDSSGAEDAGLKKGDIITKIDNYDITDFADLSMSIGSKRPGDKVQVTYSRNGKESTTNVTLKDQKGGTSTRTKADLSVTEKIGAEFDPLNDRFKTEYGLTSGVVAKNVSEGSEMAKIGIVDNYIIIEVNGKPVNSQKDVEKVLEKYQGNVQVKFVDDYGRIYTKGFKMP
- the trhO gene encoding oxygen-dependent tRNA uridine(34) hydroxylase TrhO; translation: MQLYNTLSAEERAQLIEEAGKERLTLSFYAYAKIEDPKKFRDELFIAWNALDALGRIYVAHEGINAQMSVPADQFEAFRDTLEVYDFMKGIRLNVAVDQDDYSFLKLTIKVRNKIVADGLNDDSFDVTNKGIHLKAQEFNDLLEDPNTIVVDFRNHYESEVGHFEKAITPDVENFRESLPIINEQLQDFKEDKNLLMYCTGGIRCEKASAYFKHQGFKNVYQLEGGIIEYTRQIKEEGIKSKFIGKNFVFDHRLGERITDDIISQCHQCGKPCDNHTNCANDACHLLFIQCDECKAAMENCCSTECVETIHLPWEEQLKLRKGLQVGNKVFRKGKSEALKFKNSGDLPIKPLAKAETKNIRQKIAVKKVLVGKAEHYYSKSKIAQFLIENKELSVGDQVLISGPTTGEQELTITKIHVNGGPCETAKVGDQITFELPYRVRLSDKLYKIQQAENA
- a CDS encoding 5-formyltetrahydrofolate cyclo-ligase, with protein sequence MQKRKALSIDEAFLLSQKIFENFIGYFKPEEGEKVHIFIPIQKFNEIDTRIFIQDFLTRKIRVYVPKIVDDKLINIEINQNTVFETNSWGISEPVTNEDSGEIHFHYVITPLLYCDKKGNRVGYGKGFYDGLFQSISPETKKIGVNYFDPDEYIDDVWENDISLDYLVTPVEVLSFLNGLQ
- a CDS encoding TrmH family RNA methyltransferase, whose protein sequence is MLIESFQNDKIKNVTKLLTDNRFRKKSNVFVVEGQQENERALQYNFEPVEFFICENIFNGKMPDGKIHLVSEKVYEKIAYRGSSEGIIGIYQVKEALLSSFVPKDNSTIIIVEGVEKPGNLGAILRSCEAFGIDALIVADGKTDFYNPNVIRSSVGCLFGMEVYQAENEETLKFLQDNKFNIYTTLMDETAEDLYKRDFTQRSAVLFGTEHSGLSDFWMGKGKNTLIPMAGSIDSLNLSNAVAITCYESLKQKKG
- a CDS encoding CPBP family intramembrane glutamic endopeptidase, whose protein sequence is MSKNIRFLLIFILGFCTYYFFDLYCFKTIQSFSQRLFHSKALAHVIAYSITLIPLITTLKIVLPEKKIADLLSVNKLIVKGFTIAFLGTFVMAVGYSLHFSIITKIDIESLFINTISSAFFEEIIFRAFLIGVLYRFTRLGFLSSLLLGSLLFAQVHLYQSQNTTELIEIFSITFLGSIFFAWIYFETDYNLWTAICTHFFMNFYWEIFNVSANVSGNLYGNIYKLSSLLLIIGIIIYYKKRNNIPFQVTLKSLFIKTSELQS
- a CDS encoding LytR/AlgR family response regulator transcription factor gives rise to the protein MSSFTSSPYPKSESLKEILVSSMASGVSVYLFLIIFQPFGTQNFNHPYKLLLLFPYCVIFGTAFLIVNIFTYRFTNWSIGAELLKIIIILFLGSVFSYFYNSLFLSHVELSFENYFYMLLYSLALGIPISVIYILSRYIYLKSMHENIARNISQQLSGNPLSIQPKALKISTGNAELIIHENDFLYAQSMENYCTFYLLENDILKKHIIRISLTGALQQIETTSIKRCHRSYIVNLRKVKIIKGNAQGYKLVIPGTDFEIPVSRTFIPAIIPQLQQINN
- the rmuC gene encoding DNA recombination protein RmuC; translation: MEMTYLLIGCMAGGILGAVILYFALKSSMVSRSSYDELNTSFIRNNSDLENTNLKIRELQQNISTEKELNLQQQDLLNDIKNEFAKISAEHSSLSSQFQEQRQLNLKQSSQIEALTIEKQNIFAKNADLLARNESLQKSLDTQKEEIIKIQEESKLQFENLANKILEEKTEKFTTLNQNNLKNILEPFQEKIADLKNKVNEAYEKENKERFSLAEKVKELAELNQQISEDAKKLTRALKGESKTQGNWGEMILESILEKSGLVKGREYFLEHELRDEDNNALFSEFSGKKMRPDAVIKYPDERNVIIDSKVSLTAFTELVDETDQDVYLMKLNQHLGSIKNHITQLSQKAYDDYGKSLDFVMMFIPSEPAYIAAMQADQNLWNYAYERRILLLNPSNLITSLKLIADLWKREYQNRNSMEIAERGAKLYDKFVGFVDNLEKVGRNLDQAKNVYNDAYKQLYTGNDNLVIQTQKLKSLGIKNKKDLPQSLIDNNTMIE